Genomic segment of Mytilus edulis chromosome 12, xbMytEdul2.2, whole genome shotgun sequence:
agtacatatatttaaaaaaaaatgttttatggaTTTCCACAAGGGACATAATCAATAATTAAGTCAATGTACAAACAATGTTATTAGTATCTAAGTTTTATGTTgctaatttttattatttgatagtATTTTCTTTTCAAACCACTCATTGTATACTTTATAGACTACTACTTAAAGTTGTGAAAACCCAAAAcaacaaaatgtgtgaaaatgTGGAAATAAAAACGTTTGAATTGACAGCAAAAAAAAGCCTGAAATTGTTAACTTTGCCTGATAGAGTTGCCACCTTTTGGTTTACCCAAATAACTTAACCATATCAATTGAAAATGacagtaataaaacaaaacatttaacaacCACTTTacttctaaaataaataaatggaaacCCGAGAATGGGTTATTCACATTCAGAACATAATAACTGATTCCCGTATAAATAAATGTCCGTCATTACAAGCATTCCAATAGTTCTAAACCTAGGTTGTATTAAAAAATCGTAATAGTTTCAGAGCCTTATGATCAAAGaagatataaataaagtgtaCTTTGCAAATTGTGATTCTTATTTCTTTGTTAAACAATATTATAAGACAGCTAcaacttttttatattgacttatCGTAGTTACTTAAGACCAGGATAAACATAAATTAATAGACTAATTCTGTTAATTACATAGAAAATGACAGATCCCATTTTGACCAAACTCAGACAGTTGAATAGAAATGACTTCCAGGATCTTGTAGCTCTCGGAACATTTGCTTCCTATGAAAACAGGGTTTATTTGTCTGGGCCTTGTAACATTGGAAAATCGTCGCTTGCAAGTATTCTTATTGGCGAGGAAATTCCAAAGACGTGGTTTTCAACTGATGGACTAATTATTCATTTTGGAAGAAATGGCATCGACTTACAACAACGAAAGATGATTCCATTGGAAAAAGGTCTGTATTATATGTTTTACCACTAAACAATCTGCTTACAGTCTGAAAAGaccatattttgtgctcattgacaatcaatgacttgacaaaatatCGACAGTACTGAACTTTAGTATCTACTTTACTTAATAAATCTAATTAGGTACTTGATAATTGTGGTAAAGTCTAAATATGTTCTCGACCAGTCTTGGCCTTTTTCGTCCTGCCTCGACATGTCTCGTCtcagtttaaatatttttgttgaatttggaggtttgttcttccaacagactattggaatcccaatgggtaccaattgagcccctctacttgcagatttgtttttatactcctatgaagcagaatttatccaagggcttgaacagaaaggagaaaagaaattagcccagtcttttaatttcacctttcggtatattgatgatgtactgtctcttaataataatagattcagtgatcacttacatttaatgtatccaagtgaacttgaaattaaagatactacagacacagataaatctgcttcatatttagaccttttttctcgaaatgactactgatggtaggttgaataccaaaatttatgacaaacgcgatggatttaattttcctatagtcaactttccatttctgtgtagcaacatcccccAGCATCGGCATAtagagtatatgtgtctcaattgatacgttactctagagctagctgaaagtacgttgattttgttgaacgaggaatactactttctcaaaagttgctaagacagggctatgaatcactcaaattaaggtcatcactcgagaaattttatggtcgccatcatgagctgattggccattatgacaaaagtgtgtcagaaatcatatctgatattcatCCTCAGTCATAGTAACCTTAGGTCATTAACGAactgaacaaaaaaataacatgacgGGTGCTGTATACGGTGctggaaatgcttacccttccggagcacctcactgatttcactcccggtttttagtagAGTtggtgttgtttcttatttattatttataactgttgatgtaaatgtccttttgttttatgagtctttgtttactccttggttttgattgttatattgtctttctatattttttttaattcaacttgAATTCTCAGCAAAATctacagctacatgtatattaattatCTATTAATTATCTATTGATCTTACACATTGCTAGGTTATTTTGGTAGTTTATTTTgttgctgtcaaatttaaatattataattataggtacatgtacctctctaaatttaaccaaacttaaatttaagctttttttttaccttcaaaTTTCATctttattagttatcaaaggtatcaggataaTAGTTGAGTACGCCACATGCACTTTTtgtctacgtaagactcatcagtgtcgaaagaacaaagttgaagagcatttaagatccaaatttcaaaaaaaatgtgccaaatatgGCTGAGGTAATCTTATAATGCCtggaaaaaaaaatccttagttttgtgagaaatttgaaaaaataaccacataattgatattcatgtcaatattcgggaccatatgagtatttggaccatacgcgtattgtAATGACTGTACTGGTATATACTAGTACGCATATGGCCGACCATACGCGTagtactcatatggtccgaccgtacgcgtatggtcagGATAATCAACAAGTTTACAGTTAATATTTATCTCTTCATAAGGAATGAACCTTCTGGTTGTCACGTCAATAAAAAGACAATATCAAGGGTCAgaatattatattataatgataaaaattaaccagttttatgtatttattttactCTCTAGTCACTATAGTATAGTAAACACCCTTTAtacattaccgatttgttatgacaattgaatggcaatatgtcgacttggGGAGATATTTCCAAAATTTCCGGATGACTGTTATGTATGTATCATTATACGTATATTGACTTGACCATTCACATATGGTTAAAATACTCATATGTTCCGGAACATcaaaaccgaagtgttgactactgggcaggCGATACTCTCGGGGAGGAAACGTCGgtcagtagtggcatcgacccagtggagTTAATAAGATCCTTGATTAAAATTGACTACACCAGTCGCGTGTTTCGTcgacaagactcatcagtgacgcttatatcaaaatagttataaagccaaacaattacaaagttgaagagcattgaggatccaaaattcccttGGATAGATAAATTATGTGCAACACAGTAGAAATTTGAACTCAGTTATTCTAATATCTAGgtgtcattaaaataaaattattttgtaaggCTTTCAAGAATAGGttgacatttatttaaattttttattttatttttttatttttaaatgtccaaGGTCAAATTATTGCTTTTCTCATGCCTCttccttttatttttaacctTGTTAGGTAGTGGTGATGTTTTAGCAAAACTACTTCTTGGGAATCCAGAATTAAAGAAACAACCAAGTCTGCAAGGTGAGAGTATAGAAAAAAATCCAGGTGATCCAAAGTCTAATGTTAAAACAAAGGGAAATCAATTAGATCTATCGAATATAAATCTGGGTCCTTCAAACCAGGAACGCATGTCATCGAAATCCAATCAGGAGACATCAAAAGAATTCAAGGAACCACCAATCCATACTGCTAATTCCATTCAAGATGACTTATTGGAAAAGATTAAGAAAGGtacaaatatcatgaatatagcaCCATCAGATCTGGTCGATTTTGGTGGACAAAAATCATTTGATATGACCCATCAGTTATTTATCCAGCACAGGGGAACGTTCATTCTGATGTTTGATGGACGTAAAGGCCTTTATACAAAATTAGAAGAATATCCGCAAGGAGATGTTACAGCAGCATGTAAGTCGCTTTGAATAGACAATTGGGTTTCAAAATACTCTAAGAgattataatataatttatttaattggACGTTTCTGTATTGACCCTGATATAGATTCGAAGTTAGTTGTATTAAACAAGATACTGAAGGGCCAATATAGGAGATCGAGAATCTATAACATTTACAATACAGAAACACCGAGTTCataaaacttttattaaatgagTTTGATTCACACTTTTCGCAGTCACGATTGATATATTGTCAACAGTGTTGTCATTCATGATTCCTAGTCCAAATTCTTCAGTCTTAGAGTAGCTAGATTGTGTCTAGCAAATTAAAGGAGATGAGAAGAATAACTCAGACAGTTTAACCATTTATTCCACTGCATTCTGATAATAATCGATCTACGGAAATGAAACAGTGATAATAATCAAAAGTTTAATGCGAAAGGCTGTAAAATATTTCCATCTTAAGAcattacaaaacaagaaaaatcatttaatttatttgtgCTATTTTAAGTCAAATTTCAAACTATATGAAACAAATGTATTGTATCCAGAATGATAAGCAAAATGTTATTTTAAGAATAAAGCGCATCTGCAGCAatcaataatatttgtatttcaatactATAGTTAACCAATTATTTGATTAGTTTTCAAGAGAAGAAAAGTAACATGAATTTGAATCAATGTAATCATGGCTAAAATGGCAAGCTTTATACAGTTATATATATCCATcatgataaaatatattattgagAAGTCTGCAGAAAAATCAGGAAATAGGTTTAGAAAACCTCTGTACTGTTAATgaaaattcaagcaatttgaaATGAAGTGAATCTTTTGGAAACATTTTATTACTTGGTTTACTGTTGTAGCTATTCTGGAGCATTGGATTAATTCTGTATTGACATACTGTAACAAAACTGAAGATAAAATGCCAAGAATTTTGTTTGCGGCCACTCATAGTGATAGCTTCTCAGAGGTATGTCTGCCTTTATTATTCCTTTTTCCGTCTTACTTTTCAACACACATATGCAAAATTTCAGTGACAAAACTGTTTCTCCCtccatatttttaaatatttaacaattgaaACAATCAGGCACTGAACTTAATTCTTTTTTGTCAAGGGCCAAGTTTTAAATTAAGGGCCCAACCTATATTTGTCATATTAAATAAGACTTAAATGTAATTTTAATATACCAAATACAGCCTTTTTATGCAATCATATATGTAGCTCTTGAGTCTTAAAAAAGATTAtctgttataattttatattaaagtcaATGCCACTTAAACTACATAAACTATGTCAAATGGAAACAAACCTTATGCATCCACTGATCTACAATTTTCAATTACTTGTTATTGAAGATCGGATGTATAGCAAACAAGATCTTTCGAAATTTATTTAGAAGATTTTGCGTTCGGTATTTcattgaaaattttgtaaatagatataagTGGACAAATTATTGTCAAataagtgcttgtaagcactccCTGGAAAACTATAATAAATCTCTGAATCAATGTTGagtcaacagtttaggaaaaaaaCACTAAACACTAATGAAAAAATCGTTTGGAAAATCATGACTTTGCATTGAAAACCTAGTCGTTCGATCAAGTAATGGTTATTGAAATGAATTCTCGCTTTAATTTTTCCACTTTGATAAAACAATAAGGTTTCTGTTTTGGGATACTTTTTGGTTATATCGGTGGGAAACAGTAGAAATGGGATTCACTTCAAAATAGTTTGCAGTAACCAACTTGGCAGTCATTGTCAAGAGgataaaatacatttacatggTCGAGAATCTGAGATACAATGTACGTTTTTAAAGCTTAACCTGGAAATTTTGagtcatctgaaaaaaaaataggttttgttattgtttaacagtgtttcaaaatatttcggtTGATTACATTTAGTGGTTCTATGAAATATGTTGGGATTATAAGAAAAGCCCTCTCCAAATGATTTTTGTATAGAAATAAAAAGCTTTTTTGTGATTGCAAACTTCCTACttacgtttttgtttttgttttcttgtgcTATTAccgctatacaaccaggtttaatccaccattttctacatttgaaaatgcctgtaccaagtcagcaatatgacgGTTCTTGTTCACTccgtttttatgtgttttttcatttgaatgtggactttccgattggattttcctctgagttcagtatttttgtgactttactttttaaCCATTTCATTGTTATGATTGACAGGATGAGCAAAAGAAACTGGTGCTTAAATTCAAAGAAGAACTGCGGAAAATGTTTTCCTCACACAAGCTTCAAGAGCATATCATGTATGACACTGTCTTTTTCATGAATGCAACAGATGCAGCAGACCAAGATATTGAGCGCATGAAGGATACATTAGTTGATATCGCATTTCAGCAGTCAACATGGGGACAACAAATGCCGATTGTTTGGGTGCCTCTTGATTTACAGATATCAGATATGAGAGCAGAGGGAGTAAAGTTGATAACAAAGAAGAGACTTTTAGAGATAAACAAATCTAATAATGAATTTGCTCTAAATGAAAGAAGAGTAGACGATTTCTTACTTGTTCAGCACTCAATCGGAAAGCTGTTGTATTTCGATGAACCTGCTTTGAGAGATTTCATTGTCATTCAACCTTCAGCAATGGTCAATATCCTGAGAGCCTTCGTTACAGACATAATGTTTTGGCCAGAAAAAGGACCTGTTCGAGACATACTTGAAAATTTATCATCTACTGGAGTTCTAAAGAAGACAGACCTTTTTACTCTTTGGTCACAACCAGCTTTCAAGGAAATTTTGACCGATATCAGAACAAAGGAATATATAGTGCAAGTCCTCCTCCATCTAGATATCCTTGTAGAACCTAAAAGATACAGTGAAACAGAAGTTGCTGCAGATTTTTTTCTAGTACCCTGCATTGTGAAGGAAAATATTCCACAAAAAATGCGCAGAAATGCAACAGACGACAAAACACTATGCATAGCTTATCATCTGAAGGAGACAGTAGTTCCATCTGCTTTGTCGTTCAAGCTTATAGGGGCTGCTATTAGCATCTGGCCTCTGAAAGTAGAAGACTCTCGgttttgtctttattttcaaGCTGCAATTATGGATGCTGACAACAGAAATGAACttcaaattcatgttaaagggCAGAGAATATTTGCATACCTCATAAATGACGAGTCAAAGCAGCTCATATCACCAGATCTAGCAACAACAACACAGGAATGCCTAACTTTGGCACTTGAGCGAATTCTTCAGTTTTACCGTCGTTGTTTTGGTAAACAAAGTCACCATTTTATGTCAGATCTGTTTGAAATAGAGGTCGGAGAAGTATGCAAAGGCGAAACGTGCTTACTTCCATTGTGTGATGCTAAAACAAGAAAGTCTTGGATATGCAAGAATGGAATAGAACATAAAACCAAAATTTCTCTGAACTGGGTTTTTGATAAGGTCAGTGACACTTTTTTATAACTATTATCTTTATCTTCTGACTGCATAAGACTGAATTTATTGAGGATAAATTAGGAAAAATGAATTTGACATGTATCTTGTAAAACAGATTGATTGATGTGTTAATACATTTCAGCAAATTTCAAACACTTATTAGATTGCTTTAACGAAATATGAAGAAAATCTAGATCTgtagaaaatgcctttaccaagtcagaaatatgacagttgttatacattcattttatgtattttatctgttgattttgctattttataaggaactttcaattttgaattttcctcagagtttggtatttttgttaattcacTTTTATGATCGTGATAGAAATCAAAAGTTACCATAATAAGATACATTTATACTTGGttaattttttcttttacatGCTCCtgattttataaaaagtaaagtaTAACTAACATAACTCCCGTCTTGTCATTGGTTATATTGGAAAAGATAGCATATTAGAGTCCAacgtaaaaaaattaaattgcttCAAAATTGGTTGATTATCTTTAGAAAACTAtcgaaaacgaaaaaaaaattgataaactcATCAGTGGCAAGATAAGTGAAATTATACCAGtaaaaccaaaacacaaaattagAAATCTAAAGAAGCAGTCCTGTAAAATAGTCAACAACAAAATAGTCATGCAAAACATTACTGATATTCCTAATGTATATATGTATCtctttatttcagaaaaaagagACTTGTGACGAAAACTGCAATGGtaataaattacaatatttttgataatatttttttcaatgaatagTAGTTAGAGTATGTAGCAGATTTTAGTAAAATAATGCATACAACTGTGGCTCGTTACAATAACTTAAACAATTGAAAATCGAAAATATATTATCTCTTTTATTATCTGACATTTAACTGATTGAATTCTTTCAGAACAATAAATCATTTGTAAAGAATGCATATAAAAGCGGCGAATACCATTCACAACGTTCTTTAAACTAACAATTATTGTATTTCAAatccacatttaaaaaaataaatattgtattggtacataCATTTCAGTAGTAATAATTTTGAATAACCATATTGTCATCGATTTATTGTTTGCTCTATTAACCAACCGGTTACCTTATCGGTAGTTTAAAACAACACCTTAACAGCCTACAACTCACTGGTGCTTTTGTTATCTGGACGATTTATATGTGATGTTTTAAAAGAACAGACATGTATGTTTCAACTACACATggtttttaacaaaaaatcaactctttaaaatacattttcaagaGCGTTTTACTCTGATGTAAGTATCTTTAATGTAATAATAAATGTTCTCTGCCTGAAGAtagtttctatgttgtttttatttacaacCGACTGGTATATACTCCGTATAATACTGCAATGAGGACGGTCTAGCTAATGTTGTGAGTTCAATGAAACAAATGTTGCCGCTGTGATTGATAGATATGAACAAAGTCTTACACGAAGATATAAAGTAGATAGAGAGGATTAAATGAGATGAGATAAAGATATAGACATTTTGGTATATAACAAAATTAGATAGCAAATCTAAATATTGATGTCAGTCATCATGGCATATCATATTAGCAACAGtcattattcttttatttaaggtCTTGGCTCAGAAATGCTACTCCTAGAACCAAATGATCATCATTTCGTCCATTTAGCACAAATAATGGGGATTGATGAGTTTCGTGAATTCTTG
This window contains:
- the LOC139499212 gene encoding uncharacterized protein; protein product: MESWNEKLLTAARKGDKEDVKICLENKADIDYQNDKGQTALMWAAFGGHLEICRLLIDRRCKIDTTMENGLTALMIAARNGHLEVCKLLIDRGCKIDITATGFGMTASIRAILDGYVDIRRLLIDRGCKIDTTDIVGRTALHMAAEGGHLQTTRCLVEQGGASPLVTTLKGNTPYDLAAARKEGQYKEVMEYLEKMTDPILTKLRQLNRNDFQDLVALGTFASYENRVYLSGPCNIGKSSLASILIGEEIPKTWFSTDGLIIHFGRNGIDLQQRKMIPLEKGSGDVLAKLLLGNPELKKQPSLQGESIEKNPGDPKSNVKTKGNQLDLSNINLGPSNQERMSSKSNQETSKEFKEPPIHTANSIQDDLLEKIKKGTNIMNIAPSDLVDFGGQKSFDMTHQLFIQHRGTFILMFDGRKGLYTKLEEYPQGDVTAASILEHWINSVLTYCNKTEDKMPRILFAATHSDSFSEDEQKKLVLKFKEELRKMFSSHKLQEHIMYDTVFFMNATDAADQDIERMKDTLVDIAFQQSTWGQQMPIVWVPLDLQISDMRAEGVKLITKKRLLEINKSNNEFALNERRVDDFLLVQHSIGKLLYFDEPALRDFIVIQPSAMVNILRAFVTDIMFWPEKGPVRDILENLSSTGVLKKTDLFTLWSQPAFKEILTDIRTKEYIVQVLLHLDILVEPKRYSETEVAADFFLVPCIVKENIPQKMRRNATDDKTLCIAYHLKETVVPSALSFKLIGAAISIWPLKVEDSRFCLYFQAAIMDADNRNELQIHVKGQRIFAYLINDESKQLISPDLATTTQECLTLALERILQFYRRCFGKQSHHFMSDLFEIEVGEVCKGETCLLPLCDAKTRKSWICKNGIEHKTKISLNWVFDKKKETCDENCNGLGSEMLLLEPNDHHFVHLAQIMGIDEFREFLIHLGISTSDYEKLNHCYFSNPMNFMLMGLFKWRDKAEIDQSISTFEELMRALTAIDRKHYLCKVQREDHSLMVKSHSRLQDVPSEDIIKALTQKNLIGDCVVHFGIELGLTSVDISKTLYNFQRDLDGQIHDLLMKWRKTDGKKPTIYWLMVALKRVQAVKGLKYVKKTYCVE